TATAAACCTTCTGGGCAGAGGAAATATACCTTTTGTGCACCTAATCTATTTTTTATATCAATAATTTTAGAAACGTCGGTTTTAGCCCCTTCCACATCGCCTGTAATATATTTATCAAATCCACAGCACATGTTATCAATGATCTTGACCCTTGGAGAAAAGTCCTTCAATTCTCCTCCTTTTTCTAAAAGGAAATTCATAAAACCTTCTACTCCTAATGGATCGTATTTAGCCGCACACCCTACAAATAAAAGGTATATTGGATAATTTCTGTATTTGGAGTCAAGTTGACCTTCTACTTCCCTTAATCTATTTGGAACAGAACCAGTTTGTATGGAAACTTTATCCTTATTTTTACTTAACTGAGGTAAAACTTCAGTTAGCTCAGAAATCTTAATTCCTACGGGGCATGAATCTTCGTCATTTTTACATCCAAAGCAATACTCAAAATCCGAAATTCCAGTTAATAGCCTATTTATTTTACCTACTGGCGAAAAATTAATATTCCTTGTTGTATTGTAAGCTAAGCACTTATCTATACATAATCCGCAATTAATGCACTGTATGGCATCTAAATATTGTGCCTTAATTTTTTCAAAATTTTTTGGAATTTTTATTTCTTTTTTATATTTTGATAAAATAAACTTGTGAATTTCCTTGTATTCTTGTAATGAAGGAAAAGGATAAACAGAGGAACTCTTCTTTAAGAATTCCAATAATTTATCTAAATTATCTCTCTTTACGCTACCACATATTACATAAAATCTTGAAGGGGAATTGTAATTTATCACATATCCTAACTGGCTTTCAATAGGGGCTTGCGTTAATACAGAGTATTCTGATGACCTTAGACAAACTGGAATATAATCTCTTTTTAGTATGGACTTTATACGATCGTGTATATCATTAATTAATTTGTCCAAAGATACTACTTTTCCTTTACCTACTATATGAGAGTAAAATGACGGAACATAGTACTTAACAGCATTTTCGTTAGGAAAAACTAAAGCTGACCACGCGTAAGGAGTTTCTTGATCTAACTCCATTACCTCAGGATAATTAACTAAGCCCACTATAGCCGTATCTTTGTCTTTCAATTCATAGACTGGAATTTTATATTTTACAAAACCGTATTTATAACTACCAAAGCCCGACCCATTAGTAGATATGAACCCTCCAATAGTGCCCTTCAAATAAAGAGGAAATATTGCAGGGAATAAATTTTCAGATTTCAACTTATTAATTAATTCCTCAAAGGTTAGACCAGCAGGAACTTCTGCATAGGTCATTCCATATTTCCTACTTGTTATCTTATAAAAGGATCCATCAGACAACAAAGTTGCAGCTTTTACAGGTTTAGGATTTAAGTAGTTTAAGATCTCTCCAGACATAGAAGTTAAACTACCAATAACAATCTCCTTTTCTTCATTAACCATATATTTTTTCAGTGAAGAGATATCAAATGTAATAATTGCTCGGCTAAATATTGATGAGTCTAATAGCATTTTTGTCATCTCTATTTAATAATCAAAGATATATATTACTTATTGCAAAAAAGCTCAATATGTTAGAAATTATGGTACCGTTAAGTATTTCTGGAGTATGGTATCCAGTTTTTTCAAATAATTTAGAAAATTCGGGTTCTGTAGGCTTAACCATGGTGCTCGAACCTTATTCTAGGGTATTAATAAGAAGAGGGGACGCAGAAATTATATTCAACGGAAAGAAGATTAATTTTCCAAACCTGGATTTCCTTAAAAATAAGTTAGGATATTTACGTTTGGAGATAGAAAATAGTGCTCCTCTAGGTTTCGGATACGGATTAAGTGGAAGCATAAGTTTAGCTTATGCTTTAGGAGCTTCAGAAATATTTGGAATAAATGAGAAAGAATCAGTAAAGATTGCTCATGAAAGTGAAGTTATAAGCAAAAATGGTCTTGGAGATGTGATTTCGCAATATGTTGGTGGAGGATTAGTTTATAGAAAAACGCCAGGCATTAACGGTGAGATTAAGACAATAAAACTTGATTGGAGAAAAGTATGCAGTAAGCCCATAGAAAAGTTATCTACTACTTCGTTATTAAAAAACTCCGAAAATGCATTATCATATATTCAAGATTTTTTAAAGGAAAAAACTATAGATAAATTCTTCGAAGTCTCAAAAAAGTTTACTGAAGAATTAGGATTTTATTCTCCATATAAAAAATCATTTAGGAAGAAAGGTATAATAGTTAGACTTGACGAATGTGAAGAAGAATGGATAATACACAAACCGGCGATGAAAGGAGCATACGTAGTTTGATACCTTTCAACCATCCGAGAAGAGAATCCCTCTTAATTAGAGAAAAACTAGTTAAGGCGCTTGAAAATAACATTCTAGCACCACAAGGTTTAATTGCCCACGGAAGAGGAGAATGTTTTGACTATCTTTTAGGTGAGAAAACTCAAGAATTTGCAGAAAAATCAATAAACGCCGCCGCAGCATTACTTCTGCTTGCTAAATATCCTGTTATTTCAGTTAATGGAAATATGGCAGCACTTACTGCTAAGGATTTAGTTGACTTGGCAGAAGAGATCAATTGTAAAATGGAAATTAATCTATTTTATAGAGATGAAAAAAGAATAAAGGCTATAAAAGAAGTTTTAGAGAAAGCAGGAGCTAAAGAGGTTCTGGGTGATGATGATCTAATTACTATTCCAGAGCTCTTTAGTGAGAGAAGAAGAGTGAGTAGAAAAGGAATTTATATAGCCGACGTCATATTACTTGGCTTAGAAGATGGAGATAGAACAGAAGCCTTAGTAAAAATGGATAAGAAAGTAATAGCAATAGATCTAAATCCTTTATCCAGAACTTCAATGACTGCTTCAATTACTATCGTTGATAACATTACTAGAAGTATTCCTCTTTTAGCAAAAAGAGTAAAAGAGCTCAAAACTAAGGATAAAAGAGAATGGGAGAAGATTATCAATAATTTCGATAACAAGAGAAATTTAGCTGAAGCAATTAAGTTTATTTCGCAAAGACTTGAGAATCTTTCTGCAGACCTAATATCTCGTCCTCAGTAACTTTCTTTTGAGTTTTGCCTATCTTTGACGAGACTTTAGCTGCTAAATTCAATATAATCTTTATCCTTTCTACAATATCATAAGTTTCCTCATACATAGAAGCTTTTCTATATACTTCCATGACATAATTTAATTCCTCAAAGGCAATTTTCCTAAATAATGCCTTATCCACATCAGATAAAGTTGATTTATTAAGCATGAATCTTAATTTTCTTTCTAATTCTGCTAAATTTAAGCTATTAGCCTGAATCTTAATAAGCTGAATTTCTGGATCTTCTACACTATCTCCTATTGCATCCTTTACTCCCTCAATATCTATAAACCGCCACCAATGCTGATTTGCAGATCTATAGGAAGTCTCGATTATACCGTAATCTCTTTCTAGAGCTCTTAATATCATTTTAGGATCCTTATCAAATCCATCTCCTTGGAGTTTCTCTACCAGAGTTTTATAATCGAAGTCCCCTAACTCCTTCTTATCATTACTTTCAGCAATAGATATAGCTACCTTTAAAATAGCCTTACATCTATCACCGAACCTCAATAAGGCCTCAGTAGTTCTGTCCTTTACTCCTCCTATCATTCATTGATATTCTGTAAAGAAATAAATTATCTGTTTAGAAGAATGTAAACAGTATGACAGTGGAAGAAATTGCAGTGAGTGTTACTAACCTTAGGAAAAGCTTCAGCAATAAAGAGATACTTAAAGGGCTTACTTTTCAAGTAGATAAAAACGTTATCTTCGGGATAATTGGTCCTAATGGTGCAGGTAAGACTACAACACTAAGAGTTCTTGCAGGAATAATAAGGCATTATCAAGGAGATGTAAAGATATTTGAGATTTCTCCAACAAAAGCCAGGGAAAAAGGTTACATCTCATATATGCCAGAAGACGCTTTCCCTTACGATAGATTAACTGGATTAGAAAACCTAGAATTTTATGCAAAAATTTACACTAAAACAAAGGAAGAATTCAAAGAATACTTGGAAAAAGGAATAAAAATAGCTGACTTGGGAGACAGAATATATGATAAAACACAGGAATATAGCAGAGGAATGAAAAGGAGATTAATGATAGCAAGAACTTTAATGGTAATGCCAAAAGTAGCAATTTTGGA
This genomic interval from Acidianus sp. HS-5 contains the following:
- a CDS encoding FAD-binding protein, translated to MLLDSSIFSRAIITFDISSLKKYMVNEEKEIVIGSLTSMSGEILNYLNPKPVKAATLLSDGSFYKITSRKYGMTYAEVPAGLTFEELINKLKSENLFPAIFPLYLKGTIGGFISTNGSGFGSYKYGFVKYKIPVYELKDKDTAIVGLVNYPEVMELDQETPYAWSALVFPNENAVKYYVPSFYSHIVGKGKVVSLDKLINDIHDRIKSILKRDYIPVCLRSSEYSVLTQAPIESQLGYVINYNSPSRFYVICGSVKRDNLDKLLEFLKKSSSVYPFPSLQEYKEIHKFILSKYKKEIKIPKNFEKIKAQYLDAIQCINCGLCIDKCLAYNTTRNINFSPVGKINRLLTGISDFEYCFGCKNDEDSCPVGIKISELTEVLPQLSKNKDKVSIQTGSVPNRLREVEGQLDSKYRNYPIYLLFVGCAAKYDPLGVEGFMNFLLEKGGELKDFSPRVKIIDNMCCGFDKYITGDVEGAKTDVSKIIDIKNRLGAQKVYFLCPEGLYVYNSLSGDKGILAYEVVKPYVKDKVYLGCWAKKLGLEGEEHDCAGLLFTSYKGTQLPIFKKNIVTICPFSTWKFSTQSVYSLFNKGKDVAIEGKITIDFSDQLFADYVISSLKNSTLDSVDDIADKTINWIMGGKNYFVLLIIPIIRKKFSANLISSLSENKDLVNSLKELSNNRLLLEDKIGKVLDIINSYNFTDFVNDLITKISNSTKLEYEARKVIETSDYKKALEEVIKKVIIDRVLEDVIQEVIYS
- a CDS encoding GHMP kinase; translated protein: MLEIMVPLSISGVWYPVFSNNLENSGSVGLTMVLEPYSRVLIRRGDAEIIFNGKKINFPNLDFLKNKLGYLRLEIENSAPLGFGYGLSGSISLAYALGASEIFGINEKESVKIAHESEVISKNGLGDVISQYVGGGLVYRKTPGINGEIKTIKLDWRKVCSKPIEKLSTTSLLKNSENALSYIQDFLKEKTIDKFFEVSKKFTEELGFYSPYKKSFRKKGIIVRLDECEEEWIIHKPAMKGAYVV
- a CDS encoding 4-phosphopantoate--beta-alanine ligase, whose product is MDNTQTGDERSIRSLIPFNHPRRESLLIREKLVKALENNILAPQGLIAHGRGECFDYLLGEKTQEFAEKSINAAAALLLLAKYPVISVNGNMAALTAKDLVDLAEEINCKMEINLFYRDEKRIKAIKEVLEKAGAKEVLGDDDLITIPELFSERRRVSRKGIYIADVILLGLEDGDRTEALVKMDKKVIAIDLNPLSRTSMTASITIVDNITRSIPLLAKRVKELKTKDKREWEKIINNFDNKRNLAEAIKFISQRLENLSADLISRPQ
- a CDS encoding ABC transporter ATP-binding protein; this encodes MTVEEIAVSVTNLRKSFSNKEILKGLTFQVDKNVIFGIIGPNGAGKTTTLRVLAGIIRHYQGDVKIFEISPTKAREKGYISYMPEDAFPYDRLTGLENLEFYAKIYTKTKEEFKEYLEKGIKIADLGDRIYDKTQEYSRGMKRRLMIARTLMVMPKVAILDEPTSALDVESAVRIRKLIREMKGETTIILSSHNMLEVEYLCDDIVLISNGEIVARGTPKEIVNNMGVKNLEEAFLVATGGKI